The Kosakonia sp. SMBL-WEM22 sequence TATATTTGAGCATCTGCCTGAAGATATGCGGGCAGGTGGTGAGCGCCGCCGACCCGGTGGCCGGGCGTTACACGCAGATGGACCCGATTGGTTTAGCAGGCAGTATGAATACCTACAGCTATGCGGGTGATCCGCTGGTGTAGGTGGATCCGTTGGGGTTGGTTGCATGTTATAAGCCACCGTATGAGAATGTTTTTTACAGGACCATGTCAAAAGATGATTTGCTGTTTTACAAAAAACGGGACGGATGCCGGGTACAACCGAAACAATAATATCTCCTACCCGTGAGTTTTCAGAAGACTACGACGGGATATTGGTACCATTCAATCTAAAACCCGGTACGCGAGCACAGTTAGAAGGTATTGGCATTAGAGATAAGTCTGATCTGGCTGCTGTAACCCATCCTGATATGCCAACTCAAGTAAAATCAGAAGCTTGGAGATTGAAAAATGCTCGATTTAAAGGCGAAGATGACCAGATAAAAATTGGTCTTGGTAGGGAAGGGGACGCTGCTTTCAAAATCTTTAACGATGGTATCGATTCTTTTAATGTGTTGAGGAAATAATGAATTCAGAGCAAACGAACTTAGTGCTTTCCGTGGTTAATAATAAGCCGCTTCGAGCTGGAAAAATAACAGATGAAGAGTTTCTAAAACTTTTTCCATGTACTCAGGAAAATGTTGATGATTTTATAGATGACATTTTAAAAAATGCGCATTCTTCTAAAGACCTGAAAGAAGTTGAATACGCTTTATATATTGGCTTTCATTTTGGATTTACAAGCAAGCATGAAGATATTTTGATACATCTTTTGGGGGATGATTTTCATTATAAACATGATGATGTTGTGCGGGCTTTAGTTAAAATAAATGCTAAAAGCGATGATGCAGTAAATGCCCTATATAACTGTGCTTTGTCTGAATATGATTATTTGGCTGATGACAGAGAGGATGATAATTACATGTTGGCATGGAACTGTATATACGCTTTAGCGAGAATAGGTTCAAAATACGCTGTTGAGAAATTAAAGGCATTATCAAGAAACTCCATCCCTGAAATAAAGAGCAAAGCAGTACAGGTTGGAAAATCTTACGGTGTTTTAGTTTAAAAAAATAAATTTCTATTTAAGCCGGTTTTCGGCTTAAATTTTATAAGACCGTTCTTGAGGGAGAAGTGAAATTGCTAAATGTATGCTCCCAGAATCTATACACCCTTTTATCTTTTCGGCAAGGCTGGTTACATCTGAAATGTTAAAAATCCATTTTTTACAATAATCTTCAACAGCTTGATTACGTAATCCTATTTGTATGGTGCGATAGTTTAGTTTATTTAGATATAAGTCCCTTTCTGGGTCCCATTGTATTATTACATCTGATTCTTTTATATCGGTGCGCCAGCTGTCTAAGCTATTATGAAGAGACTCGCCATGACTGCTAAGTACTCCAGTTTTGAGTATTTCACGGAATCCTGTGTGGCTTATATCTATTGCCAGAATTCTTTTTTGTCTTGAGTCTTTTTTTGCCCATCCTGAACGGTACATCATCCATAAAAAAGAAGGCTTAATCCATGTCATTCTGCTCATACTGAATGGTGGAGATACGAAGGTTTTGTTCTCAAGAGCGCTTTCTGCTATTTCATCGGAAAACGCCTGATAAACTCGAATGAAATCATCCGTATAATATGCTCTAATTTCATTTGTTGGAGTTAAAGAGATGGTTTTTTTATTCATGATTTTTCAATTATAGATTGTAGATATCATTATTTATGATAAGCAATATCCAGGGATAATACCATGTCCCACAATGATACTTCGGGCTGTATTCTGGTAAAAATTACGAGTAAACCAGACCCTTAAATATTTTGCTGGCCGCGCGACGCGAACTGGTGTTCGAACGCCGCTTCAGGCGGGACCGTACCGACCAGAGAGTTCAGCAGATACACACCGATACCACGCCGACAACGCCGGGTGAAAAATACAGCCAGTACCTGTGGGCTAAGACGCCGCGGGGCAGGTGACAAAGGCCGTCGAGCCGCAGAAAGAAGAGCGCTTCTTCTGGGACCCAGCGGGCACCCGCACGGAAGAGCAACGTAACCCGGTGTGGCATAACCTGCTCGCAATGGCAGGTGCCGCAGAACCTGCGTTTCCAGGGACAATATCTCGTCCGCGACAAATTTGTTGGGAACAGATTTGAATACGCGTAGGGTACCCGGAGGGGCGAGTTTGATGCCGCACATGTTCTTACGGCAAGTAGAGATGCATATTATCGAGCAGTAAACCAATATTTATATGATGGGTCTTTTGAGTCTGTGATATTTCAAGGTGCAGAGTATGGATAAAATAGATAAAGTACTTGATTTGATTAAGAACGATAAAAGATGTGAGGTGATTCCACCCAAAGGGGATCTGCCATCACTCCCTAATAATAAATTAAAATATCCTGAAGATGTCATTTACTTTTATCAAAAATGTAATGGAGTTAAACTTTTTTGCAACGATAGCTCTCTGATCACATTTACCATTCTTTCTAATGTTGAAATTTTAAATTCAAACATGAAGATTCTAGGTGAATTATGTGAATATGATATCTCTTCCGCATGGTATCTGATAGCAAAAACGGATAACCATGATTATTTATCTTTAGATTTATCTCTTGAGAGAAGTGGCCGTTGTTATGATAGTAATTACGAGGTTCATGGGGTAGCCGGAAGCTGTCCAGTTATAGCACTTAGTTTCTCTGAGTTATTGTCGGAGTTGTATAATACAGGTGGTAAAGATATTTACTGGAAAAAGAAAGTTTATGGAGATGCGTATGATTAAATGAGGTTTGTATAAAGGCAAGATATTATGAGATATCGCATTCAAGGAGGTGCAGTGTATTATCACATTCGCTCGTAATTATTTGCTATTAAATTTTTTATTTTTAGAGTTGATGAGTTCTTCCTGTAATTTATTTGTAATCTATGCGCCAATTGCCTGGGTTTGTTATTTCTTGATAAAAAAGTTTATATTAAATAATTTAATTTCTTAGGCAGCCGCTGGGAATACTACTACGCCCCGCTGTGCAGACGTACTCATAAGATTCTCTGGCGCTACGGTGAGAAAGACCCGGCAACCATCCGCTTCGACTGGCAGGGGGCACAGCTGGCGGGCGAACAGAGCGCGAGCCACAGGGATGCGGCGAGTAGTGCGGCCTGCACTACAACCTGTTCCGCTACCAGGACCCGGTCGCCGGGCGTTATCGCAGATTGACCCGATTGGGCTAGCGGGCGGGATGAATACCTAAAGCTATGTGGGTGATACGCTGGTGTGGGTGGATCCGTTGGGGTTATCAACTAATTCATGCGTGGGAACCAGGCAGTTTCTTTAGGATACAATATTAATAGAGGAATAAATGGTATTTCTCTACCTACAATCGTTGAAGAATCTCTGGCATCGGGTTTACCTTTATATTCTGGCAGACATCTCAAAGAAGTAACCATGTTTACGAATAAAGAAATGAGAATTCTGCAGAGTAAATATGAAATGAAAGCTATTAAAGATAGCGAGCTGCCCGATAAAATTGGTAAGGTTGAAGATAAGATTCGTGAAGCCTTACTTGGCCAGCAGTTTAAGTTGCAAAATGCCGATCCACATTTTTAAGAAGGATAGAATATGTATTACCGTATAAAAGAAACATATGATGATAACTTGTATACTGATGCAACAGTTACAAACATGAACGATGTTATGCTTTTTAATGTAACACTCGCAGAAAAACTGGGGAGTAACTTTCCTGTATTACAACTGGAGCTTGATTCTGATTTAAGGCCAAACGATTTTTTTAGAAGCGGCCCTTTTATAATAGTTTCCGCGAAAATGAAGAAAATACTCGAAAGCGTACGCGCTGATTACGAATATTTTGATGTAATTATTACGTCCGACACAGCAACATATCCGAAAGGCGACTTCTTTTTTGCTCACTTACTATGCGGTATATATTTTCTTAATAAAGAAGAGTCTGTGTATACCCCTTATGAATCTAACGATGCATTTATCGAAAGAATAGAAAAAGTAGTAATTGATGAACAAAAAATGGGTGGTGCGCCAGCCGCCATTCTAAAAAATTGTTTCGAGGATGTTACTGTTTATCAAGATAAACTCGTTGATAAAATGATTCAAGCGTCCATATCGGGCGTGGAATATGAAAAATTAAATCATTAATATAGCTAAATTATCAATCACTCTTTTAATAACAGCCGGGAAATAAGCTTGGTTTCCTGGTCGTTATTATGGAACCCTGAGTTTAGATTCCTCTTAACTGGTAGAGGTTCTTAAGATGGTAATCCTGTTTCACCCACTAACTAAAATGAGAAAGTAAAAAAAGAAATTGAAATTATTGTTAATTACGTCACCAAGAATCAGAGGCAATCTGATGAGGGTATTAACGAAAGATTAGCCCATTACATGAAGGTGAAGCAGAAATTTATTATAAGTATCCTTCTTTCTTGAAAATAGAGCAAGTAAGGGTAAAGGGAAATATGGCACTCTGTCGTTAAATGGGGAGTCATTTTGTGGCATTTCAAAGCTAGGCCTGGCCGCACAATCTGCACCTGATATCAGGTTTACAACCTTTAAGGCCAGAAAATCTGGCGATGTTGATAAAAATATTATTTTGATAAAATCATCTGGTTATGGCCCGCTATTATCCATTGACATGTCTGTCCAAAATGATGGCGAGGCAGGAGTGGTGTAACCAGATTTATCACTCAAAAATAGATGGCAGTAAAAAATCGTGGCTAAGACTTTTGCAGGTTTTTGATTTGTGAAATTAAAAAGCCTTTGTTATATTTATAATATCTTTGAAAAGATTACATGCGCACCACGTTAACCAGGCTGTAAGGTATAGTATCCAGAACAGGATTCAGTATGATGCTCTCGGTGGCATGTGTGTCCCAAGAATCCCAGGTAGAATAAATAAGATGAACTTATGAATATAAACCAGGCATCGATCGAAAAGTTATTAAGAATCAATTGGCTTTCAAACGCAGGAAAAGATAGCTCTATTCCTAACACAATACGCGTTAAAAATATAAATGCTTTTCAACTTAATCTAGAAAGTGAAGAGTGGGAAAGTGTTACTTTAGAAGCCCGGAATAATATTACAGGTTTGTTGTCAAAAAAACATGTGAATGCTTTTCTTGAATGGAACAAGCTCGCAGATGCTGCTGCTGTTATCGTTGAAAGTAAAATTGTTCCACAAATTCCTCTGATAGGAGGGAATCAAAAGGCTTTGCTTAATAATATAAAGTGGGATTTATTAAATTATTTATTAGAGGATGCTTATAGTCCCTTTTTAAATAAGTCCCTTTTTTTTATGAATCTTATTTCTATTTATGAGCAAGGTCATATGCCCTGTGGCTGGGCCGGTCCGTGGCCCCAGGGCGAGCTAATAATTTACTAACCCTCCTGGCGGAATGCGCCGCGAACTGGTTTTCGAGCGCCGCTATCGCTGGAACAGCACCGACCAGAGAGTCCGGCAGATACACACCGACGCGACGCCGACAACGCCGGGTGAAAAATATAGCCAGTACCTGTGGGGCTACGACGCCGCGGGGCAGATTACGCAATGGAGTCTGGCGCCGGATGGCCTGCCACTGGCGCGTACCGTTGCGCTGGGCCATCAGGTGAAATATGAATATGATCTGGCGCGCCGCGGCGAGGCGCAGTGGCAGCGCGCCCGTTATCAGTTTGACTCGCTTGGACGCCTGACTGCGGGCATTAACCACGGCGGGCGCGTGGAGCTGGAGTGGGCCCCCGCCGGGCAGCTTACGCTTGAGCGCAACCTCATTCGCGGCAGCAGCTATGAGCTTCATCATCAGTATGGTGAGCTCGGCAACCGCACCGTCACCGCCTTGCCGGACGGAACGGGAAAATCGCAGTGGCGCGTGATTACGCCTGGCGGCGTGACGGGCAGCTGCTGCAGATGGTGGATAAATACACCGGTGAGCATCGCTATGACTACGATGCACTGGGCCGCTTAACCCGCGCTAGTGACGAACACTTCGCCTTCGTCCCGGCCCATAACCTTCTTAGCGACACCACCGCGGGCCCGTTACAGGATAACCGCCTGCGCGTGTATGAAGATAAACGCTGGGAGTACGACAACTTCGGCAACGTTATCACCAAACATATCGCCCGACACACCACACAGCAGTTCAGATGGAACGCAGAGCATCAGTTGGCAGAGTCCGTCACCTTACGTAACGGCGCAGCGCAGCGCACCACGTATGGTTATGACGCCTTCGGCCGACGCAGCTGGAAGCAGGATGCATTCGGCGTGACGATCTTCGTGTGGGACGGCAACCGGCTGCTGAGTGAAACGTGGGGCGCTTTATCAGCCAGGACCCAATAGGGCTCGCGGGTGGGATAAACCTGTATCAGTATGCGCCGAACCCGTTGGTTTTTATGGATCCTTTCGGTCTTAGTCGGTTAGATATTGTAAAAAGTAATGGACATATTGTTCCATCGGATATAGTTAACCCTCATGGACATCATATTTTTTTAAGGGTGCTTACAAACAAATCCGGATATGCGTATGCAGCTAAATCGCAGTAGGAAGATTCTTAAGATCTATAATATAGATATAAATGATCCGGCTAACCTAATGGTAGCTAATAATGGTAAAGGTGTGCATACTGTTCCAAATGCGGAAAAAGTTGCAGACATATTAGAAAAAGAACATTTAGCTATATCAGATCAAGTCAAAGATAAAGTTATCAGCCATTCTGAAGCGACTGGAAAAATGAAATGCAAACTTCAATAAGCTGGTAAAGATGTTTTCGGAGAGTATAGGTGAACTATTATGAGCAAATTATGGGAAGTTTTTGAAGAAGATCTAGAGCGCGCCGTGCGTAACGATTATTTGAAGATAGTCAAAAACTTGAATGAGAATATTTATTCTGTTGCCCTCGTCACAGATAGTTTTGCAAAGTCATTGTTTTTGGCGTTAAACACACATGAATCGTTAGCTAAAGCTAAAGAGAAATATATTAGAGAGATAAAACCAAAAGAGGATTACTTTAAAAATGTTTTAAAATGGACTCCCTCCGAATGGGCTTATGGGAATGATGACTTAACTGATTCTGAAATCAAAAATATAAGTCACAAGCTTGCTCAGATAGACGATAGTTCAGATGAGTTTCAGGCGGAATTTTATGAATCGCTTACTGGTGTGTTAAATACGTTAAAAAAATCAGGTCTTTTCCCCGAAAACGATTTTACCTTATTCATCTCAATAACTGATGATGATAGATCTGAAGCAGTAGAAAATTATGCTGCCCAGTTATTAAATTCCAAAGATGTTTTCATGAAATTTAAAGAAAGATACTCTGATCAGCCTGCGTGAGGATCTTCTTCTATTTTTTTGATAGTAAATACTAAAACGGCCAGCATCATCTTGACGACAACGATGCACTGGGCCGCTCGACCTACGTCTGTGAAGGATTCTCTGCCTTTAATCCAGACTATAATCACCCAAGCGATAACGGCACGAAATAAAGTGGGTTACTTTAATGATTGATGAAAAATATGTAAAAGTTACATTCTATTTAAACCAGGATGAGGATGGTTATCCGCCGGTTAACTATGAGTCTGTATGGTTAAAAAAGAATGAGCAAGGAGAGTATGAATTGGATAATATACCGTTTTATATATATGGCGTAAGTAAGTGTGATGTATTAGCATTTCAGGAAAATAAAGGTGAGTTTGTTGTGAGTGGCGTTTTGAGAAATAATGGCCACTCCACTATGCGTGTTTATATGAATGTGGAAGAGCAGAAAATTAATGTTATATCTGCCTTGCAATTATTAGGTGGGGTTACTAACTCAGCTAACGCTTCGCCATTATTTGGTCTTGATATCCCTCCTTCGGTGTCTATTCCGGATATTGATCTTTTTTTAAAAGATAAGTTGGATGAAGGCATCCTTGACTATGAAGATGCTTGCCTTCAGCATACAGGCATAGATGAAAAAAGGCTGAAAGAGTGTAAGGCGCTTACAAATATAAAGTATGTCAATCATTGAACATATAGGAGGGTGTAAATGAGGCCTCTATTATTATTTGGAGAAAAATATAATCTTGATCTCAATATATAAAATCTTCTTAGTTAGATGTTTAATGGTTTTTTTTCAAGGGGGTAAATAAAATCTCCCTAAGATTTTAAATAAGAAAGGTGAGGAATGTAATTTTGACCTTAGAACCTGATTTGAAAAAAAATGCTAAATTCAGCAATGAATCTGAAGTGGCTGCTTTTAATGAAACGCTGAAAAAAATGGCTTTGTCTAAAGATGCTAATTATATCGAAATAATGCTATCTTATCTTGATGATGACTGCGAGTACGGTGATGTAATGAAAAATATCATTGGCACGGCCGAGACATTTGAGGTTTGTTCGTATATAAATGCTGTCGTTCATGTTATCGATGACCTTAAAGAAAAAGCGCCTGATTGGCTTGAAGTTATACATTATAGAATTACAAACTCAAAACCACATACAGAAGCTTACAAAGAAAAATTAAGACTACTTAACTATCCTGAATATTTGGTTAAGTATCTGAAGGATTTTTTGGACGCAAATCCAGAAAAATTTTCTGAAGTAGAATATATTCTTTCTGAGAATCCTTAAGCAGGGTTAATCTTTAATAGTATGCGCCGAACCCGCTGGTAGGGGGGATCGCTGGGTGGCTTTAATATCGCTGGTTAGCGAAGGCTTTAGCAAATGGCCACGTTATACCCGAAGGTGTGACAAGACCACATGGTCATCATATTGTTTTTAAAGGAAAATACTCAAATGCATCTCTGGATCCGCATTTGGCAAGATCGAAAGCTATCCTTAAAAAATACGGCATTGATCCTGTAAATGATCCTGCAAATCTTATGATTGCTAATAATGTAGAAGGCGTCCACACAAAAGAAAATGCAAAAAAAGTTGCCGATGCGTTAGCCAAAGCTGATAAAAAAATTAAGGAAATAAGTAAATATAAAAATTTATCACGCAGTGATGGAACTGATCTTCTTAAACAGAAGTTACAAGAAATCGGACACGAAGTATTCGGAGGGCATAGGTAATGAAAAGTTGGCATAGCACGCAATTGGACAATTTAAATAAATTAATCCAAGAGGAGTTTTTAGAATTATATAAAAAATACAACCAGGGCGATATTATTTACGGAGTCGTTCTGGTACTAGACGATGATGGGTTGACAAGCTATATGGCTGTATCTACTAAGAAGAGCATTGAAAAGATGCACAAGGGAATAGAGTGGGAAGGTTATTCTTGGGTGCAGGGATTTTTTGATGATAATGATGATGTGGGCGTTCGTTCATTTACTCCTGTAATGATGGATCATTACTATGAAGAGATTCAGCCTTTATTATCAAAAGGTTATGATTTTGATGAGGAAAGAAAAAGAAATCTTAATCTCTATATAAGTGCTATGAAAAAGGCAAAGCAACAGTTATGTAATTCTGTTGGAAACGATGTAAACAGTATGGTTTGTTACGTTACTATTCCCGGTGAGCCTGAAATTGATCGCGATTCGGCTATAGAAATTAATGAGCCTTCTGATAATTTAAACTGGTTTTTAGAAACTTACAAAGAATTGTTATGATCTTTAAAAAGGCCTTTAGTGGTTTTTTCAATTACTTGATATAATTTCATTCTCATATAATGCATATTTACCGCTTAAAGAGTAAACGCTGGAATTATTATTAAGCAGCAATGCTTCTGGAATATGGCGCAACAGCTTGCGCAATCCGTCGCAGTTTGTAACGGCGCAGCGCATCACGTATGGTTACGACGCTTTCGGCTGACGCAGTCGGAAGCAGGATTGGTTTGGCGTGATGGCAAGAGGCCAATGGTAGTGTAAGCACACTCGATGTCGTTCCTCGCACTTTTTAGGTTGCATGTTTTTCTGCCATCAGCCGGTACTCTCTCTATGTCATTTTATTCAGAGGCTTATGAAGCCAATCGCTGTTGTCTCTGCCATTGCTCTGTGATTTCTCACGCTTTATCAGGGTTCTAAACAGATAAAAACCCATCATTTCTGTCAGGTACGTCCTGTTACCGTTGGATAAAGGCATTCTGCGTCGGCCTTCCCGGTTTGATAAATTCCAGTATTAAGCCATGCACTTTAGCGTGCTGCGCCAGCGTCGGTGATTTTAAATCCATGCTGGATACGTGCTGTAGTGATATATAAAAAGACGCTATAAAACAAAAAAGGCCTTGATTTAACATGGCCTTTTTGTCCTGCGGCGACTTAGGGAGATCGCGTGAAACGTTACTCGATGTTCTGGATCTGCTCGCGCATCTGCTCAATAAGCACTTTCAGTTCAATAGCCGAGTTGGTCACTTCCGCATTGATCGATTTAGAGGCCAGCGTGTTCGACTCGCGGTTGAACTCCTGCATCATAAAGTCGAGGCGGCGACCCACAGCTTCCTTCTTCTTCAGGATGTTGTAGGTCTCTTTTACATGCGCTTCGAGCCTGTCCAACTCTTCGGCAACGTCGATACGCTGCGCCATCATCACCAGCTCTTGCTCGAGGCGGTTGTTTTCCAGCTGCACCTGCGCCTCTTCCAGCTTGCTGACCAGGCGTTCACGCTGCCATTGCAGGATTTCCGGCATATGAGCGCGCACATTGTTGACTTCGGTGCTGACGCCTTGCAGACGCTGCTCGATCAGCGCTTTCAGCGCCTGGCCTTCGGTTTCGCGGGCGACGATAAAGTCGTCCAGCGCGCCATCCAGCGCGGCGAGGATTTCAGCGGTAATCGCATCGAGATCCTGCTCCTGAGCCGCCATCACGCCAGGCCAGCGCAGAATATCGACCGGATTAATTTCACCCTCGTCGCTCTGCATTTTTACCCAGTTCGCGGCGGTGACCAGCTGCTTAGCCAGTTTTTCATTCAGAATCAGTTCGCCCTGCGCGCTGGCGTCCGGCTCAAAGCGTAAGGTGCATTCCACTTTACCGCGGGTCAGACGGGTACGCAGACGCTCACGGACAACCGGTTCAAGGCTGCGGAATTGTTCCGGCAGGCGGAAGTAAGTTTCCAGATAACGCTGGTTAACCGAGCGCAGTTCCCAGGAGGCTGAGCCCCATGTGCCCTTGATTTCACGCCGGGCGTAGGCGGTCATACTGCGGATCATAGTCGTTCCCGTTTTGAAGGAGAGATGCGGGGGATTATAGCTTTGGTGGCCTTATCAGGATAGGAATAACCAGGGTTAGCCAGTATAATGCGCAGCCACATTCGTAACAGCCGGAGAAATCATCATGCGTCCAGCAGGCCGAAGCGCCACTCAGGTGCGCCCCGTCACCCTGACCCGTAACTACACAAAACACGCAGAAGGTTCCGTGCTGGTGGAATTTGGCGACACCAAAGTGCTCTGCACCGCCTCCATCGACGAAGGTGTTCCACGTTTTCTTAAAGGCCAGGGCCAGGGCTGGATCACTGCCGAATATGGCATGTTGCCGCGTTCGACCCACACCCGTAACGCCCGTGAAGCGGCGAAGGGCAAGCAGGGCGGACGTACCATGGAGATCCAGCGCCTGATTGCGCGTGCACTGCGCGCGGCGGTCGATCTGAAAGCGCTTGGCGAATTTACTATCACCCTCGATTGCGATGTTCTGCAGGCTGATGGTGGCACCCGTACCGCGTCGATCACCGGTGCGTGCGTGGCGCTGGCCGATGCGCTGAACAAACTTGTTGCCGCAGGCAAGCTGAAGACCAACCCAATGAAAGGTATGGTGGCGGCTGTCTCCGTTGGCATCGTTAATGGCGAAGCGGTGTGCGATCTGGAGTATGTTGAAGACTCAGCGGCTGAGACCGACATGAACGTCGTGATGACCGAAGATGGCCGCATGATCGAAGTGCAGGGCACCGCAGAGGGCGAGCCCTTCACTCATGAAGAGCTGCTCGCGATGCTGGCGCTAGCCCGAGGGGGCATTGAGTCCATTGTCGCGGCGCAAAAAGCGGCGTTAGAAAATTGATTTTGAGGGCGACGATGAGTCGCCCTTTTTTTTGCGCAACATCCGGGCGTCAGGCCCGCTGTCTGCGCAACGCACTTTGCTAAATTTTTAAATCATCAAAACAGGAAGAGGAGCGGATCCATGAAAGCGTACCAGCGTCAGTTTATTGAATTTGCGCTTAACAAACAGGTACTGAAGTTCGGCGAGTTCACGCTGAAATCCGGGCGCAAAAGCCCCTATTTCTTTAATGCCGGGCTGTTTAATACCGGGCGCGATCTGGCGCTGTTAGGCCGTTTTTACGCTGAAGCGTTAATGGATTCCGGGATTGATTTCGATCTGCTGTTCGGCCCGGCTTATAAAGGCATCCCGATTGCGACCACCACCGCAGTGGCGCTGGCAGAGCATCACGAGCGCGATGTGCCCTACTGCTTTAACCGTAAGGAAGCCAAAGATCATGGTGAAGGCGGTAACCTGGTTGGCAGTGCGCTGCAGGGCCGTGTGATGCTGGTGGATGATGTGATCACCGCCGGGACGGCGATCCGCGAGTCGATGGAGATTATTCAGGCTAACGGCGCGACCCTTGCTGGCGTGCTGATCTCGCTCGACCGTCAGGAGCGCGGCCGCGCAGAGATCTCTGCGATTCAGGAAGTTGAGCGTGATTACGGCTGCAAGGTGATTTCCATCATTACGCTGAATGACCTGGTAGACTATCTGGAAGAGAAGCCGGAGCTGGCCGATCTGGTCGCCTCTGTGCGTGCCTATCGCGAAGAGTACGGTGTCTGAGGAGCTACCCGGCAGCAGGCCTGCCGGGTTTCGTCTTACAGAAGCTGTGCGCCCTGCGTGTTGACATACAGGGCGTAAATCGAGGTGCTGGCGGCCATAAAGAGCCGGTTTCGCTGCTCGCCGCCGAAGCAGAGATTAGCGCAGCGCTCGGGCAGGTGAATCATGCCAATCGCTTTGCCCTGCGGGTTAAACACCCGAACACCATCCAGCTCGTCGCTGCCCATGCCCCAGCCGCACCATAAATTGCCATCTACATCGCAGGCGATACCGTCCGCGGTGCCGTTGTCACAATCAATATGCACCCGCCTATTTTGTAACTGCCCGTCGACAATATCCCACGCCAGTATTAAACGATTAGGCGTAGCGCGGCTCTCCACAACATAGAGGATTTTTTCGTCCGGCGAGAAGCAGATGCCATTCGGCCCGCGCACATCCCCCAGCACCACTTCCAGCTTGCGGGTTTGCGGATCGAGACGATAAACATTCTGCGGCAGCTGCGGCTCGGCTTTATGTCCTTCATAAAAACCGGTAATGCCAAATGGTGGGTCGGTAAACCAGACTGAGCCGTCAGATTTAACGGCGATGTCGTTCGGCGAGTTGAGCGGCTTACCGTCGAAGCTATCCGCCAGTACTGTAATGGTGCCGTCGTACTCTGTGCGCGTAATACGCCGCGTATCGTGCTCACAGCTGATCAATCGCCCCTGGCGATCGCGGGCATGACCGTTGGCGTTATTTGCCGGTTTGCGAAAAACAGCGGTCTCGCCAGTCTGTTCATCCCAG is a genomic window containing:
- a CDS encoding AHH domain-containing protein, which produces MTRPHGHHIVFKGKYSNASLDPHLARSKAILKKYGIDPVNDPANLMIANNVEGVHTKENAKKVADALAKADKKIKEISKYKNLSRSDGTDLLKQKLQEIGHEVFGGHR
- a CDS encoding SMI1/KNR4 family protein, coding for MDKIDKVLDLIKNDKRCEVIPPKGDLPSLPNNKLKYPEDVIYFYQKCNGVKLFCNDSSLITFTILSNVEILNSNMKILGELCEYDISSAWYLIAKTDNHDYLSLDLSLERSGRCYDSNYEVHGVAGSCPVIALSFSELLSELYNTGGKDIYWKKKVYGDAYD
- a CDS encoding DUF1629 domain-containing protein, which codes for MYYRIKETYDDNLYTDATVTNMNDVMLFNVTLAEKLGSNFPVLQLELDSDLRPNDFFRSGPFIIVSAKMKKILESVRADYEYFDVIITSDTATYPKGDFFFAHLLCGIYFLNKEESVYTPYESNDAFIERIEKVVIDEQKMGGAPAAILKNCFEDVTVYQDKLVDKMIQASISGVEYEKLNH
- a CDS encoding DUF4303 domain-containing protein; this translates as MKSWHSTQLDNLNKLIQEEFLELYKKYNQGDIIYGVVLVLDDDGLTSYMAVSTKKSIEKMHKGIEWEGYSWVQGFFDDNDDVGVRSFTPVMMDHYYEEIQPLLSKGYDFDEERKRNLNLYISAMKKAKQQLCNSVGNDVNSMVCYVTIPGEPEIDRDSAIEINEPSDNLNWFLETYKELL
- a CDS encoding DUF4303 domain-containing protein; translation: MSKLWEVFEEDLERAVRNDYLKIVKNLNENIYSVALVTDSFAKSLFLALNTHESLAKAKEKYIREIKPKEDYFKNVLKWTPSEWAYGNDDLTDSEIKNISHKLAQIDDSSDEFQAEFYESLTGVLNTLKKSGLFPENDFTLFISITDDDRSEAVENYAAQLLNSKDVFMKFKERYSDQPA
- a CDS encoding YicC/YloC family endoribonuclease codes for the protein MIRSMTAYARREIKGTWGSASWELRSVNQRYLETYFRLPEQFRSLEPVVRERLRTRLTRGKVECTLRFEPDASAQGELILNEKLAKQLVTAANWVKMQSDEGEINPVDILRWPGVMAAQEQDLDAITAEILAALDGALDDFIVARETEGQALKALIEQRLQGVSTEVNNVRAHMPEILQWQRERLVSKLEEAQVQLENNRLEQELVMMAQRIDVAEELDRLEAHVKETYNILKKKEAVGRRLDFMMQEFNRESNTLASKSINAEVTNSAIELKVLIEQMREQIQNIE
- the rph gene encoding ribonuclease PH, translated to MRPAGRSATQVRPVTLTRNYTKHAEGSVLVEFGDTKVLCTASIDEGVPRFLKGQGQGWITAEYGMLPRSTHTRNAREAAKGKQGGRTMEIQRLIARALRAAVDLKALGEFTITLDCDVLQADGGTRTASITGACVALADALNKLVAAGKLKTNPMKGMVAAVSVGIVNGEAVCDLEYVEDSAAETDMNVVMTEDGRMIEVQGTAEGEPFTHEELLAMLALARGGIESIVAAQKAALEN
- a CDS encoding Imm30 family immunity protein, translating into MTLEPDLKKNAKFSNESEVAAFNETLKKMALSKDANYIEIMLSYLDDDCEYGDVMKNIIGTAETFEVCSYINAVVHVIDDLKEKAPDWLEVIHYRITNSKPHTEAYKEKLRLLNYPEYLVKYLKDFLDANPEKFSEVEYILSENP
- a CDS encoding DUF4265 domain-containing protein, which translates into the protein MIDEKYVKVTFYLNQDEDGYPPVNYESVWLKKNEQGEYELDNIPFYIYGVSKCDVLAFQENKGEFVVSGVLRNNGHSTMRVYMNVEEQKINVISALQLLGGVTNSANASPLFGLDIPPSVSIPDIDLFLKDKLDEGILDYEDACLQHTGIDEKRLKECKALTNIKYVNH
- a CDS encoding DUF4291 domain-containing protein, yielding MNKKTISLTPTNEIRAYYTDDFIRVYQAFSDEIAESALENKTFVSPPFSMSRMTWIKPSFLWMMYRSGWAKKDSRQKRILAIDISHTGFREILKTGVLSSHGESLHNSLDSWRTDIKESDVIIQWDPERDLYLNKLNYRTIQIGLRNQAVEDYCKKWIFNISDVTSLAEKIKGCIDSGSIHLAISLLPQERSYKI